One window of the Carnobacterium maltaromaticum DSM 20342 genome contains the following:
- the glmS gene encoding glutamine--fructose-6-phosphate transaminase (isomerizing) produces the protein MCGIVGFIGEQDAKEVLLQGLEKLEYRGYDSAGIYVVDEGGAGHLFKEKGRIAALRKIVSDDVAGTKGIGHTRWATHGIPSVNNAHPHQSTSGRFTLVHNGVIENYREVRDAYLTDVDFVSETDTEVIVQLIAWFAENEGLATLDAFKKAIVTLKGSYALALMDLENPDAIYVAKNKSPLLIGVGENFNAVCSDAMAMIQVTNQFVELMDGEVVTVTKNDISIENLAGEKIDRASYTAEIDLNDLEKGTYAYYMLKEIDEQPAVMRKIIQHYQGMDGKLAIDSTITQTLLDSDRVYIVACGTSYNAGWAGKQLIENLAGIPTEVHLSSEFGYNMPLLTKKPFFIFLTQSGETADSRQVLVKINQMGYPTLTITNVPGSTLSREAQFTLLLHAGPEIAVASTKAYTAQIAVLAILADIAGKAKGLAQTVDMAHEIGIAAAAMEAIVSDKERLEELAADYLSISRNAFYIGRGLDYYVAMEAALKLKEISYVQTEGFAAGELKHGTIALIEEGTPVIAIITEESIAGHTRGNVSEVNSRGAHSLVIAMENVAHEDDQFVLPQVHELLTPLVSVVPTQLLSYYTSLHRGNDVDKPRNLAKSVTVE, from the coding sequence ATGTGTGGGATTGTCGGATTTATTGGAGAGCAAGATGCGAAGGAAGTATTGTTGCAGGGGTTAGAAAAATTAGAATATCGAGGATATGATTCAGCTGGGATTTATGTAGTTGATGAAGGTGGAGCAGGTCATTTATTTAAAGAAAAGGGCAGAATTGCTGCATTACGTAAAATTGTTTCAGACGATGTTGCTGGAACGAAAGGCATTGGACATACACGATGGGCTACTCACGGTATTCCTAGTGTTAATAATGCGCATCCTCACCAATCAACTAGTGGTCGATTTACATTAGTGCATAACGGGGTTATTGAGAATTATAGAGAGGTGCGGGACGCTTATTTGACAGATGTTGATTTTGTTAGTGAAACGGATACTGAGGTCATTGTTCAATTAATTGCTTGGTTTGCTGAAAATGAAGGCTTAGCTACGTTAGATGCATTTAAAAAAGCGATTGTTACATTGAAAGGTTCTTATGCTCTAGCTTTAATGGATTTAGAAAATCCAGATGCTATTTATGTTGCTAAAAATAAAAGTCCATTATTAATTGGAGTAGGCGAAAATTTTAACGCCGTATGTAGTGACGCCATGGCAATGATTCAAGTGACGAATCAATTTGTTGAACTGATGGATGGCGAAGTTGTTACGGTGACTAAGAATGATATTTCAATTGAAAATCTGGCTGGAGAAAAGATAGATAGAGCATCTTATACAGCTGAAATTGATTTAAATGATTTAGAAAAAGGGACATATGCTTATTATATGTTGAAAGAAATTGATGAACAGCCTGCAGTTATGCGAAAAATCATTCAACATTATCAAGGAATGGATGGGAAGTTGGCCATTGATTCAACTATTACTCAAACGTTATTAGACAGCGATCGAGTTTATATTGTTGCTTGTGGTACTAGCTATAATGCAGGTTGGGCTGGAAAACAATTAATTGAAAATTTGGCTGGAATTCCAACAGAAGTTCATTTATCAAGTGAGTTTGGGTATAATATGCCTTTACTGACTAAAAAACCATTCTTTATCTTTTTAACACAAAGTGGTGAAACTGCTGATAGCCGTCAAGTACTAGTGAAAATAAATCAAATGGGATATCCAACATTGACTATTACGAATGTACCTGGATCGACATTATCAAGAGAAGCGCAATTTACTTTATTGCTGCATGCTGGTCCAGAAATTGCTGTGGCTTCAACGAAGGCATATACAGCACAGATTGCTGTCTTAGCCATTTTAGCTGATATAGCAGGTAAAGCTAAAGGTTTGGCTCAAACAGTTGATATGGCCCATGAAATTGGGATTGCAGCAGCTGCGATGGAGGCGATCGTCTCGGATAAAGAGCGTTTAGAAGAATTGGCGGCAGATTATTTAAGTATTAGTCGCAATGCTTTCTATATAGGTAGAGGATTAGATTATTATGTTGCTATGGAAGCAGCATTAAAATTAAAAGAAATATCTTACGTTCAAACAGAGGGTTTTGCTGCTGGGGAATTGAAGCATGGTACAATTGCTTTAATTGAGGAAGGAACGCCAGTCATTGCGATTATTACTGAAGAATCGATTGCAGGACATACTCGTGGAAATGTTTCAGAGGTGAACTCTAGAGGTGCTCATAGTTTAGTCATAGCGATGGAAAATGTAGCACATGAAGATGATCAATTTGTTTTACCGCAAGTACACGAATTGTTAACACCATTAGTGAGCGTTGTTCCAACGCAACTATTAAGTTACTATACGAGCTTACATCGTGGAAATGATGTTGATAAACCAAGAAATCTAGCTAAAAGTGTAACTGTTGAATAA
- the glmM gene encoding phosphoglucosamine mutase: MGKYFGTDGVRGVANSELTPELAFKLGRFGGYVLTQHSEGTAHPRVLVGRDTRISGQMLESALVAGLLSVGIEVMQLGVISTPGVAYLTRVQGAAAGVMISASHNPAPDNGIKFFGSDGFKLSDEQELEIEALLDHEIDDLPRPSAVGLGTVDEYLEGSLKYTQFLQQTIPSDLAGIQVCLDGANGATAPLLNRLFADLETDFDVMGASPNGININDGVGSTHPEKLAEFVLEKGADAGLAFDGDGDRVIAVDELGQIVDGDKIMYICGKYLMEKGRLKKDTIVATVMSNLGFHKAVESAGMTALQTQVGDRYVVEEMRKNGYNFGGEQSGHMVFLDYNTTGDGMLSGIQLLNVMKQTGKKLSELAAEVSNYPQKLVNIRVSDKDGAMDVPAIKAIIDEVEKEMNGDGRILVRASGTEPLLRVMGEAPTEEKVNLYVDKISDVVRQEIGLAE, encoded by the coding sequence ATGGGAAAATATTTTGGAACTGATGGTGTTAGAGGGGTTGCAAATTCTGAATTAACACCGGAGTTAGCATTTAAATTAGGTCGCTTTGGGGGCTATGTATTGACACAGCATTCAGAAGGGACAGCACATCCGCGCGTTTTGGTTGGTAGAGATACACGAATTTCAGGACAAATGCTAGAATCTGCACTAGTTGCAGGGTTACTTTCAGTAGGGATTGAAGTGATGCAACTAGGCGTAATTTCGACACCTGGAGTGGCATACTTGACTAGAGTTCAAGGTGCAGCAGCTGGAGTTATGATTTCAGCTTCTCATAATCCGGCACCAGATAATGGTATCAAATTTTTCGGATCAGACGGTTTTAAACTATCGGATGAACAAGAGCTTGAAATAGAAGCATTATTAGATCATGAGATAGATGATTTGCCAAGACCAAGTGCAGTTGGATTGGGAACAGTTGATGAGTATTTAGAAGGATCATTAAAATATACTCAATTTTTACAACAAACAATACCAAGTGATTTGGCTGGAATTCAAGTCTGTTTAGATGGTGCAAATGGAGCAACAGCTCCGTTATTAAATCGCTTATTTGCAGACTTGGAAACGGATTTTGATGTGATGGGAGCATCACCAAATGGTATTAATATTAATGATGGTGTTGGATCAACACACCCTGAAAAATTAGCTGAATTTGTTTTAGAAAAAGGCGCAGATGCTGGATTAGCATTTGATGGCGATGGCGATCGAGTAATTGCGGTTGATGAATTAGGACAAATTGTTGATGGCGATAAAATCATGTATATTTGTGGAAAATATTTAATGGAAAAAGGTCGTTTAAAGAAAGATACAATTGTGGCGACTGTTATGAGTAATTTAGGCTTCCATAAAGCGGTTGAATCAGCAGGAATGACAGCTTTACAAACACAAGTTGGTGACCGTTATGTCGTTGAAGAAATGCGCAAAAATGGGTACAATTTTGGTGGAGAACAATCAGGTCATATGGTTTTCTTAGACTATAATACAACTGGAGATGGGATGCTATCAGGAATTCAGTTGTTGAATGTCATGAAACAAACAGGTAAAAAATTATCTGAACTAGCTGCGGAAGTTTCAAACTATCCACAAAAACTAGTTAATATTCGTGTAAGTGATAAAGATGGCGCAATGGATGTGCCAGCAATTAAGGCGATTATTGATGAAGTTGAAAAAGAGATGAATGGTGATGGACGAATTCTAGTTCGTGCAAGTGGAACAGAACCACTTTTACGAGTGATGGGCGAAGCACCAACAGAAGAAAAAGTAAATTTATATGTAGATAAAATTTCGGATGTTGTGAGACAAGAAATTGGTCTAGCAGAATAA
- a CDS encoding CdaR family protein, with protein sequence MIEKIYNSPWFLRIVALGFSLLLFGYVNFEKNGLLNTNDAASSLNPRGSEVISNVPVYVDVDHDKYYVSGVPQTVSVKLEGLKSIISQTVTSQNFKVVAKNLTKLGVGEHTIQLTPEGFSDKLGVSVTPSEAKITIENKKVKTFDVNVEFNDALLARGYESGTPVLDKNTVEISGAESEVDKVATVKAVVSVENGVKKDIKTKVAVQVEDADGNSLDVVVNPSEVSVTIPVIAANKDLPISLNQTGTPVAGKTYRLSLKNDISTINVAGKSTDLDEFTNFVVNVDVTGITETTTKEIALSLPSGISSVSPQTVQVVITVSNTSNGSSSGGSGNSPPPESGNGSSSSSSSSESSSESSSSSSAESESSSKDSSQVSSKETD encoded by the coding sequence ATGATTGAAAAAATTTATAATAGTCCTTGGTTTCTTAGAATTGTTGCCTTAGGCTTTTCATTGCTACTTTTTGGATATGTTAATTTTGAAAAAAATGGACTTTTAAATACAAATGATGCTGCAAGTAGCTTAAACCCAAGAGGGAGTGAAGTAATTTCTAACGTTCCTGTGTATGTGGATGTTGATCACGACAAATATTATGTTTCAGGGGTTCCTCAAACGGTTTCTGTGAAATTAGAAGGATTAAAAAGTATTATTAGTCAAACTGTTACTTCCCAAAACTTTAAAGTGGTGGCGAAAAACTTAACTAAATTAGGTGTTGGTGAACATACAATCCAACTGACTCCAGAAGGTTTTAGTGACAAATTAGGGGTTTCCGTTACTCCTAGTGAAGCTAAAATAACAATTGAAAATAAAAAAGTGAAAACATTTGATGTGAACGTTGAATTTAATGATGCACTTTTAGCTAGAGGCTATGAATCAGGTACACCTGTTTTAGATAAAAATACTGTTGAAATTTCAGGTGCTGAATCTGAAGTTGATAAAGTTGCTACTGTTAAAGCTGTCGTTTCAGTTGAAAATGGTGTGAAAAAAGATATCAAAACAAAAGTTGCGGTTCAAGTTGAGGATGCCGATGGTAACAGTTTGGATGTTGTTGTGAATCCAAGTGAAGTGAGTGTAACAATTCCGGTAATAGCCGCTAATAAAGATTTGCCGATTTCTTTAAATCAAACAGGTACACCTGTTGCAGGCAAAACTTATCGTTTAAGTTTGAAAAATGATATTTCTACGATTAATGTTGCAGGGAAAAGTACAGATTTAGATGAATTTACTAATTTCGTAGTGAATGTTGATGTAACAGGAATTACGGAAACAACGACCAAGGAAATTGCTCTTTCTTTACCAAGTGGAATTAGTTCAGTCAGTCCTCAAACCGTTCAAGTAGTGATTACAGTTAGTAATACTTCCAATGGTAGCAGTAGTGGTGGATCAGGCAATAGTCCACCACCAGAATCTGGTAATGGGTCGTCAAGTAGCAGCTCAAGTAGTGAATCGAGTAGTGAGTCTAGTAGTAGTAGTTCTGCTGAGAGTGAGTCAAGCAGCAAAGATTCTAGTCAAGTATCTAGTAAAGAAACCGATTAA
- the cdaA gene encoding diadenylate cyclase CdaA yields MSIDWTQLFTWRNFFNVIDILVVWFFVYKLITLLKGTKAIQLLKGIAVIIVIKMVSFLLNLETVDWLMDQVISWGVIATIIVFQPEVRRGLEHLGRGAIFGRTKRQVDPTKRLIEALDKSVQYMAKRRIGALISIEMETGLDEYIETGIPLDADISGELLINIFIPNTPLHDGAVIIKDYKIAAAAGYLPLSESSLIPKELGTRHRAAIGLSEVTDAVTIIVSEETGGISITRNSELLRDLTQEEFVNYLIKEIVVKEEEHKKNPIQVFIDGFSKKEDSK; encoded by the coding sequence ATGTCGATAGATTGGACACAACTATTTACGTGGCGAAACTTTTTTAATGTAATAGACATTTTAGTTGTATGGTTTTTTGTGTATAAATTAATCACACTATTAAAAGGGACGAAGGCAATTCAACTTTTAAAAGGAATTGCTGTCATTATTGTAATTAAGATGGTTAGTTTTCTTCTCAATTTAGAAACAGTTGATTGGCTTATGGATCAAGTGATATCTTGGGGAGTTATTGCGACTATTATTGTTTTTCAGCCAGAGGTTCGTCGTGGATTGGAACATCTGGGTAGAGGAGCTATCTTTGGCCGCACAAAACGCCAAGTTGACCCAACAAAACGTTTAATCGAAGCATTAGACAAATCAGTGCAATATATGGCGAAACGTCGTATTGGTGCATTAATCTCAATTGAAATGGAAACTGGTCTAGATGAGTATATTGAAACAGGAATTCCTTTAGATGCTGATATTTCAGGTGAGTTACTCATCAATATCTTTATTCCAAATACTCCGTTACATGATGGTGCAGTGATTATCAAAGACTATAAAATCGCAGCAGCAGCAGGTTATTTACCGCTTTCTGAAAGTTCATTAATTCCTAAAGAATTAGGGACAAGGCATCGTGCTGCTATTGGATTGAGTGAAGTGACCGATGCAGTAACGATTATTGTCTCAGAAGAAACGGGCGGAATCAGTATCACCCGCAATAGCGAGCTTTTAAGAGATTTAACTCAAGAAGAGTTCGTAAATTATTTGATTAAAGAGATTGTTGTGAAGGAAGAAGAGCATAAAAAGAATCCTATCCAAGTTTTCATTGATGGTTTTTCTAAAAAGGAGGACTCTAAATGA